In a genomic window of Lepisosteus oculatus isolate fLepOcu1 chromosome 5, fLepOcu1.hap2, whole genome shotgun sequence:
- the LOC102694076 gene encoding olfactory receptor 52B2-like, whose amino-acid sequence MENLSSVAIFYLSGLNETRSYKYMSFAFTLLFYLMILFLNLTLIAAVLLEKSLHEPMYIFVCNLSVNILYGTTGLYPKLLADFLSDSHVISYTGCLIQAFVIYSYLPCKYTSLTVMAYDRYVAICKPLEYHSIMNIMITGKFILISWLFPLSELMIAILLTARLPLCGSHIDKLYCENWAIVKLSCVDITINSIYGYIPLVIHNAQAFFIVCSYILIIRVCLNSREGRTKFMQTCVPHLISLITFTISTFFDVMYSRYGSNNIPQILRNILSVEFLAVSPFLTPLIYGLNLTQIRISVKRLFKKKMLS is encoded by the coding sequence ATGGAGAACCTATCTAGTGTGGCCATATTTTATCTCAGTGGATTAAATGAGACAAGATCGTATAAATATATGAGTTTTGCCTTTACTCTTCTTTTTTACCTGATGATCTTATTTTTGAATCTGACTCTGATTGCGGCAGTCCTTCTGGAGAAATCCCTCCATGAGCCCATGTACATCTTCGTCTGTAACTTGagtgtcaatatactgtacggaACTACTGGATTGTATCCTAAACTCCTGGCTGACTTTCTCTCTGACTCTCATGTCATCTCATACACTGGATGTTTGATTCAAGCCTTTGTGATCTACTCTTATCTTCCATGTAAATACACCAGTTTGACAGTGATGGCCTACGACAGGTATGTGGCGATATGCAAACCCTTAGAGTATCATTCTATCATGAATATTATGATTACTGgaaaatttattttgatttcctGGCTTTTTCCTTTGAGTGAGTTAATGATTGCCATTTTGTTAACTGCTAGACTGCCTTTATGTGGGTCTCACATTGACAAACTCTACTGTGAAAACTGGGCCATTGTAAAGCTCTCCTGTGTGGATATTACCATAAATAGTATCTATGGATATATTCCACTAGTTATTCATAATGCACAAGCCTTTTTTATTGTGTGTTCTTACATCCTGATAATCAGAGTGTGTTTAAACTCTAGAGAAGGAAGGACTAAGTTTATGCAGACCTGTGTGCCACATTTGATCTCATTAATCACCTTCACCATCTCCACTTTTTTTGATGTAATGTATTCTCGATATGGCTCTAATAACATACCCCAGATTTTGCGCAATATCTTGTCTGTAGAATTTCTTGCTGTTTCTCCTTTTTTAACTCCACTCATATATGGTTTAAATCTCACTCAGATTCGCATAAGTGTTAAGAGACTGTTTAAGAAAAAGATGCTTTCCTAG
- the LOC102694277 gene encoding olfactory receptor 8I2-like, translated as MENYTDVTVTYLNGLNETRLQKNIYFVFTLIFYLLIIFLNLTLIATVLLDKSLHEPMYIFICNLSVNTLYGTAGFYPKLLADFLSDTHVISYTGCLIQAFVIYSYVPCEYTSLTVMAYDRYVAICNPLEYHAIMNTMITVKLILISWILPLCEIMIGIVLTSRLSLCRFQIDRLYCDNWSIVKLSCMDTTLNNIYGYILVIAHGSQAFFIIYSYIQIVRACLKSIEGRIKFMQTCLPHLITLINFAISTIFDVMHSRYGSRHTPQTLNNIMAMEFLVIPPLLNPLIYGLKLTQIRLSVKRLLYKRKVDSQNYLTSL; from the coding sequence ATGGAGAACTACACTGATGTTACAGTTACTTACCTCAATGGACTAAATGAGACAAGGttacaaaaaaacatctatTTTGTCTTTACTCTTATTTTTTACCTGTTGATCATATTCCTGAATCTGACACTGATTGCTACAGTCCTTTTGGACAAATCCCTCCATGAGCCCATGTACATCTTCATCTGTAACTTGAGTGTCAACACCCTGTATGGAACTGCTGGTTTCTATCCTAAACTCCTGGCTGACTTTCTCTCTGACACTCATGTCATCTCATACACTGGATGTTTGATTCAAGCCTTTGTCATCTACTCTTATGTTCCTTGTGAATATACCAGTTTAACAGTGATGGCCTACGACAGGTATGTGGCAATATGTAACCCTTTGGAGTACCATGCTATCATGAATACTATGATTactgtaaaattaattttgatttCCTGGATTCTTCCTTTGTGTGAGATAATGATTGGAATTGTGTTAACTTCCAGACTGTCTCTGTGTAGATTTCAGATTGACAGACTCTACTGTGACAACTGGTCAATTGTAAAGCTGTCCTGTATGGACACAACTCTCAACAATATCTATGGATATATTTTAGTAATTGCTCATGGTTCACAAgccttttttattatatattcttACATCCAGATTGTAAGAGCATGTTTAAAGTCTATCGAAGGAAGGATTAAATTTATGCAGACCTGTTTGCCCCATTTGATCACATTAATCAACTTTGCTATCTCCACCATATTTGATGTGATGCATTCTAGATACGGTTCTAGACACACACCACAGACTCTTAACAATATCATGGCAATGGAGTTTCTAGTGATCCCTCCTCTTTTAAATCCTCTCATATATGGATTAAAACTCACTCAAATTCGTCTAAGTGTTAAGAGACTACTGTATAAGAGAAAGGTAGACTCTCAAAACTACTTAACAAGTTTGTAA
- the LOC102694468 gene encoding olfactory receptor 1496-like — translation MENLSDAIIFNLSGLNETRSQKYVFFTFTFLFYLFIIFLNLTLIATVLLEKSLHEPMYIFICNLSVNTLYGTAGFYPKLLADFLSDTHVISYTGCLIQAFVIYSSVLCEFSNLTVMAYDRYVAICKPLEYHSIINTVTARNIVLILWILTFCETVIPILLTLRLSLCGSRIDRLYCDNWSIVKLSCVDTTLNNIYGYIVVIVHIIQAFFIVYSYIEIIRECLKSSEGRSKFLQTCLPHLITLINFTITTLFDVMYARYGSRNTSQTLRNIMAVEFLVIPPALNPLVYGLNLKQIRRRFLRLCNSEQKS, via the coding sequence ATGGAAAACTTGTCTGATGCTATCATATTTAATCTCAGTGGATTAAATGAAACAAGATCACAGAagtatgtattttttacttttacttttcttttttacctCTTCATCATATTTTTGAATCTGACTCTGATTGCTACAGTCCTCCTGGAGAAATCCCTCCATGAGCCCATGTACATCTTCATCTGTAACTTGAGTGTCAACACACTGTATGGAACTGCTGGTTTCTATCCTAAACTCCTGGCTGACTTTCTCTCTGACACCCATGTTATCTCATACACTGGATGTTTGATTCAAGCTTTTGTGATCTACTCTTCTGTTTTGTGTGAGTTTTCTAATTTAACAGTGATGGCCTATGACAGGTATGTGGCGATATGCAAACCATTAGAGTATCATTCTATCATAAATACTGTGACTGCTAGAAACATAGTTTTGATTTTGTGGATTCTTACATTCTGTGAAACAGTGATACCAATTTTGTTAACGTTGAGACTGTCTTTGTGTGGGTCTCGGATTGACAGACTCTACTGTGACAACTGGTCAATTGTAAAACTGTCCTGTGTAGACACAACTCTCAACAATATCTATGGTTATATTGTAGTAATTGTTCATATCATACAAGccttttttattgtatattctTACATTGAGATTATTAGAGAGTGTTTAAAGTCCAGTGAAGGCAGAAGTAAGTTTCTACAGACCTGTTTACCCCATTTGATCACATTAATCAACTTCACTATCACCACACTCTTTGATGTGATGTATGCTAGATATGGCTCTAGAAACACATCACAGACTCTTCGCAATATCATGGCAGTGGAGTTTCTAGTCATCCCTCCTGCTCTAAATCCCCTCGTAtatggtttaaatctcaaacaGATTCGCAGAAGGTTTTTGAGACTGTGTAACAGCGAACAAAAGTCTTGA
- the LOC107076704 gene encoding olfactory receptor 1496-like, with product MENLSDAIIFNLTGLNETRSHKYVFFTFTFLFYLLIIFLNLTLIATVLLEKSLHEPMYIFICNLSINTLYGTAGFYPKLLADFLSDTHVISYTGCLIQAFVIYSSVLCEFSNLTIMAYDRYVAICKPLEYHSIMNILTVGKFVLMLWILTFSETVIPMFLTLRLSLCGSQIDRLYCDNWSMVKLSCVDTTLNNIYGYIVVIVHIIQAFFIVYSYIEIIRECLKSSEGRSKFLQTCLPHLITLINFSVTTVFDVMFARYGSRNTPQALRNIMAVEFLVIPPLLNPLVYGLNLKQIRRRFLRLCNSEQKS from the coding sequence ATGGAAAACTTGTCTGATGCTATAATATTTAATCTCACTGGATTAAATGAAACAAGATcacataaatatgtattttttacttttacttttcttttttacctCTTGATCATATTTCTGAATCTGACTCTGATTGCTACAGTCCTCCTGGAGAAATCCCTCCATGAGCCCATGTACATCTTCATCTGTAACTTGAGTATCAACACACTGTATGGAACTGCTGGTTTCTATCCTAAACTCCTGGCTGACTTTCTCTCTGACACTCATGTCATCTCATACACTGGATGTTTGATTCAAGCTTTTGTGATCTACTCTTCTGTTTTGTGTGAGTTTTCTAATTTAACTATCATGGCCTATGACAGGTATGTGGCAATATGCAAACCCTTAGAGTATCATTCTATCATGAATATTCTGACAGTTGgaaaatttgttttaatgttgtgGATTCTTACATTCAGCGAAACAGTGATTCCAATGTTTTTAACTCTCAGACTGTCTTTGTGTGGGTCTCAGATTGACAGACTCTACTGTGACAACTGGTCGATGGTAAAACTGTCCTGTGTGGACACAACTCTCAACAATATCTATGGTTATATTGTAGTAATTGTTCATATCATACAAGccttttttattgtatattctTACATTGAGATTATTAGAGAGTGTTTAAAGTCCAGTGAAGGCAGAAGTAAGTTTCTACAGACCTGTTTACCCCATTTGATCACATTAATCAACTTCAGTGTCACCACAGTCTTTGATGTGATGTTTGCTAGATATGGCTCTAGAAACACACCACAGGCTCTTCGCAATATCATGGCAGTGGAGTTTCTAGTCATCCCTCCCCTTTTAAATCCCCTTGTAtatggtttaaatctcaaacaGATTCGCAGAAGGTTTTTGAGACTGTGTAACAGCGAACAAAAGTCTTGA